The following proteins are encoded in a genomic region of Vibrio spartinae:
- the yaaA gene encoding peroxide stress protein YaaA: MLIVVSPAKTLDYESPLKTDKHTLPELLEHSEVLIDVCRQLTPADIASLMKVSDKIAGLNVARFAEWKNTFSFENSRQAILAFKGDVYTGLEAETLSDDDLDYAQLHLRMLSGLYGLLKPLDLMQPYRLEMGTKLANPRGSNLYQFWGSVITEKLNEAIQAQGDNILVNLASNEYFKSVHVKALDAQVITPVFKDCKNGQYKVISFYAKKARGMMARYIIENRISSVEKLLDFDVAGYRYEAGESTATELVFKREEQ, from the coding sequence ATGTTAATCGTCGTTTCCCCCGCTAAAACACTGGATTATGAGTCGCCTTTAAAGACCGATAAACATACGCTCCCTGAATTGCTCGAACATTCAGAAGTTTTAATTGATGTTTGTCGTCAGCTCACCCCGGCTGATATTGCTTCACTGATGAAAGTGAGTGATAAGATTGCCGGCCTCAATGTCGCCCGATTCGCTGAGTGGAAAAACACATTCTCTTTTGAAAATTCTCGTCAAGCGATTCTGGCATTCAAAGGGGATGTTTATACGGGCCTTGAAGCGGAAACCCTCTCTGACGATGATCTGGATTATGCTCAGTTGCATTTGCGGATGTTGTCTGGCCTTTATGGTTTACTAAAACCCCTTGATTTAATGCAACCTTATCGGTTGGAAATGGGGACCAAACTGGCCAATCCTCGTGGCAGTAATCTCTATCAGTTTTGGGGGAGTGTGATTACTGAAAAGCTCAATGAGGCGATTCAGGCGCAGGGAGATAACATTTTGGTCAATCTCGCATCCAACGAGTATTTTAAATCGGTTCATGTTAAAGCATTGGATGCCCAAGTGATCACGCCAGTGTTTAAAGATTGCAAAAATGGTCAATATAAAGTGATCAGTTTCTATGCGAAAAAAGCAAGAGGTATGATGGCTCGTTATATTATTGAGAATCGGATTTCGTCTGTAGAGAAATTGTTGGACTTTGATGTTGCCGGGTATCGTTATGAGGCAGGAGAGTCCACAGCAACCGAGTTGGTGTTTAAACGGGAAGAACAATAA
- a CDS encoding alanine/glycine:cation symporter family protein, whose amino-acid sequence MTDLINLLNDLLWGSILVYLLVGVGIYFTIRLEFIQIRHFRHMFSVLKNSRKSDKAGISSFQALCTSLAARVGTGNMAGVAVALTAGGPGAIFWMWMTAMVGMATSFAESTLAQLYKTKDRDGNYRGGPAYYMEKGLGMRWMGVLFSIFLMIAFGLVFNAVQANSITNAMNTAFGYEPMHIGIGIVILAAFVIFGGIRKIARTAELIVPVMALAYLAIAVFIMLTNLDKLPAVFSLIFKSAFGFQEAAAGGLGYMIAQAMINGVKRGLFSNEAGMGSAPNAAATATPYPPHPASQGYVQMLGVFIDTIVICSATVAIILMSGEYVPHGEITGIELTQRALDSQVGAWGSIFVAFAIFFFAFTSIIANYSYAETNLVFLEHNNKRGLAIFRIVFLAMVMFGSLATLPTVWSMADVSMGLMAIVNLIAILLLSGIVVKLAKDYNRQLKAGKLPTFNVKDYPELQSQLEEGIWENPKD is encoded by the coding sequence TAATCAACTTATTAAATGACCTGCTTTGGGGGTCAATCCTTGTTTATCTATTGGTGGGCGTCGGGATTTACTTTACTATCCGACTTGAATTTATTCAAATTCGTCATTTCCGCCATATGTTCAGTGTGTTGAAAAATAGCCGTAAATCAGATAAGGCAGGCATTTCTTCTTTTCAGGCATTATGTACCAGTCTCGCTGCCAGAGTCGGAACCGGAAACATGGCAGGGGTTGCTGTGGCACTGACAGCCGGTGGACCGGGCGCCATTTTTTGGATGTGGATGACTGCGATGGTCGGGATGGCGACGTCCTTTGCCGAAAGTACATTAGCGCAATTGTATAAGACCAAAGATCGCGATGGTAACTATCGTGGTGGCCCCGCTTATTACATGGAGAAAGGCTTGGGGATGCGTTGGATGGGCGTGTTGTTCTCCATCTTCCTGATGATTGCATTCGGTCTGGTTTTCAATGCTGTGCAGGCCAACTCGATTACCAATGCTATGAATACCGCATTTGGTTATGAACCGATGCATATCGGCATTGGCATTGTGATTTTAGCCGCGTTTGTGATTTTCGGTGGTATCCGGAAAATTGCTCGTACGGCTGAATTAATTGTTCCGGTGATGGCTTTGGCCTATTTGGCGATTGCGGTTTTCATTATGCTAACGAATCTTGATAAGCTTCCAGCAGTCTTTAGCCTAATTTTTAAAAGTGCTTTTGGTTTTCAGGAAGCTGCTGCCGGTGGTTTGGGCTACATGATTGCTCAAGCGATGATCAATGGTGTCAAACGTGGACTGTTTTCAAATGAGGCCGGGATGGGGTCGGCGCCGAATGCAGCTGCAACGGCTACACCGTATCCACCGCATCCTGCATCTCAGGGGTATGTACAGATGCTGGGCGTGTTTATTGATACCATCGTGATCTGCTCTGCCACGGTTGCGATTATCTTGATGTCAGGTGAGTACGTGCCGCATGGTGAAATTACCGGGATTGAATTAACCCAGCGTGCGTTGGATTCTCAGGTTGGTGCATGGGGCAGTATTTTTGTTGCCTTTGCCATTTTCTTTTTTGCTTTCACGTCAATTATTGCCAACTACTCTTATGCTGAGACGAACTTGGTGTTCTTGGAACACAACAATAAAAGAGGCTTAGCGATTTTCCGGATCGTTTTCCTTGCAATGGTTATGTTTGGTTCTTTAGCAACATTGCCGACCGTTTGGTCGATGGCTGATGTCTCCATGGGACTGATGGCAATTGTGAATCTGATTGCGATTCTGTTGTTATCCGGCATTGTGGTGAAATTGGCAAAAGACTATAACCGCCAATTGAAAGCCGGAAAACTACCAACTTTTAATGTGAAGGACTACCCTGAATTGCAATCTCAGTTAGAAGAAGGCATCTGGGAAAACCCGAAAGATTAA
- a CDS encoding DUF5363 family protein: MWCWLKRCLARYDSWCLRMGLTPAQKRSCVPYRSETTDAKQEHSQDR, from the coding sequence ATGTGGTGTTGGTTGAAACGTTGTCTGGCACGTTACGATAGCTGGTGTCTGCGTATGGGCTTAACACCGGCACAAAAACGAAGTTGTGTCCCTTATCGGAGTGAAACGACCGATGCAAAGCAAGAACATAGCCAAGATCGTTAA
- the deoD gene encoding purine-nucleoside phosphorylase produces the protein MATPHINAEMGDFADVVLMPGDPLRAKYIAETFLDDVVQVCDVRNMFGYTGTYKGRKISVMGHGMGIPSCSIYVTELIKDFGVKKVIRVGSCGAVRSDVHIRDVVIGMGACTDSKVNRIRFKNHDFSAIADYQMVKAAEEAAKARGVDVKVGNLFSAELFYTPDPDMFDVMDKYGIIGVEMEAAGIYGVAAEYGAKALTICTVSDHIKTGEQTTAQERQTTFNDMIEIALESVLIGDAQ, from the coding sequence ATGGCTACGCCACATATTAATGCTGAAATGGGAGATTTTGCCGATGTCGTCTTGATGCCGGGAGATCCACTGAGAGCAAAATATATTGCTGAAACCTTTTTAGATGATGTCGTACAAGTTTGCGACGTGAGAAATATGTTCGGTTATACCGGAACGTATAAAGGGCGGAAGATCTCTGTGATGGGGCATGGTATGGGCATTCCATCTTGTTCTATTTATGTCACGGAGCTGATTAAAGATTTTGGTGTCAAGAAAGTGATTCGGGTTGGTAGCTGTGGGGCGGTTCGTTCAGATGTTCATATCCGTGATGTGGTCATCGGAATGGGGGCTTGTACCGACTCAAAAGTAAATCGTATCCGCTTTAAAAATCATGACTTTTCGGCTATTGCGGATTATCAGATGGTGAAAGCGGCTGAAGAAGCCGCCAAAGCGCGCGGTGTCGATGTGAAAGTCGGTAACCTGTTTTCAGCAGAGCTATTTTATACACCCGATCCAGACATGTTTGATGTCATGGATAAATACGGCATTATCGGTGTAGAGATGGAAGCTGCCGGTATTTATGGTGTTGCTGCTGAATATGGTGCGAAAGCACTAACGATTTGTACCGTATCCGATCATATCAAGACTGGCGAACAGACTACCGCTCAGGAGCGTCAAACGACATTTAACGATATGATTGAAATTGCGCTTGAATCCGTATTGATTGGTGACGCGCAGTAA
- the deoC gene encoding deoxyribose-phosphate aldolase: protein MNELQSAAQRALTLMDLTTLNDDDTEEKVISLCQSAKTTFGTTAAICIYPRFIPIAKKMLREQGTPDIRIATVTNFPHGRDDIESAVAETRAAVAYGADEVDVVFPYRALMSGNEQVGFDLVKQCKTACGGDVLLKVIIETGELKTEALIKQASEIAIRAGADFIKTSTGKVAENATPAYARMMLEVIRDLGVADQVGFKPAGGVRTAQDAALYLSMADEIMGESWADSRHYRFGASSLLNALLATLEGTEVSQNSDSY, encoded by the coding sequence ATGAACGAATTACAGTCAGCTGCTCAACGGGCGTTAACCTTAATGGATTTAACCACGTTGAATGACGATGATACTGAAGAAAAAGTGATTTCATTGTGCCAGAGTGCAAAGACGACTTTTGGAACAACTGCCGCTATTTGTATTTATCCTCGCTTTATTCCGATTGCTAAAAAAATGCTCCGAGAGCAAGGCACACCGGATATCAGGATCGCAACGGTCACTAATTTCCCTCATGGACGCGATGATATTGAATCTGCGGTTGCAGAAACCCGGGCAGCGGTTGCTTACGGTGCGGATGAGGTCGATGTTGTTTTTCCTTACCGTGCTTTAATGAGCGGGAATGAGCAGGTTGGTTTCGACTTAGTCAAACAATGTAAAACGGCTTGTGGTGGTGATGTACTGCTCAAAGTGATTATTGAAACGGGTGAATTAAAAACAGAAGCACTGATTAAACAAGCTTCTGAAATCGCGATTCGCGCGGGTGCCGATTTTATTAAAACATCAACCGGGAAAGTGGCAGAAAATGCAACGCCTGCGTATGCCAGAATGATGTTGGAAGTGATCCGCGATCTGGGTGTTGCTGATCAAGTTGGCTTTAAACCAGCCGGTGGCGTAAGAACTGCACAAGATGCTGCGCTTTACCTGTCGATGGCTGACGAAATAATGGGTGAATCGTGGGCCGACAGTCGCCACTACCGTTTTGGTGCATCCAGTTTGTTAAATGCTCTGTTGGCAACATTGGAAGGCACAGAAGTTTCTCAAAATTCTGATTCATATTAA
- a CDS encoding TatD family hydrolase yields the protein MQSKNIAKIVKPRLFDTHCHFDFEPFQSESTLHWQQASDAGVSRLLIPAVGISNWDAVQELTITAPQQCFYALGFHPYFLNTDCAEMSCSERMRFLEARLAASDENCVAIGECGLDAVVDVPPALQEAIFIAQLSIAQNAGLPVILHSRKTQSRLLQLIKYHQFTRGGVLHAFSGSEQQAQAFIQLGFKIGIGGVITYSRAAKTRRAVAQLPIEALVLETDAPDMPLCGLQGQSNHPKYLPLVLQALAQLRACAVTDIAERLWLNSHQIFGLDAD from the coding sequence ATGCAAAGCAAGAACATAGCCAAGATCGTTAAGCCGCGATTGTTTGATACGCATTGTCACTTTGATTTTGAGCCCTTTCAGTCTGAGAGCACGTTACACTGGCAGCAGGCTTCTGATGCCGGTGTTTCACGGCTGCTGATTCCTGCGGTGGGGATCAGTAACTGGGATGCGGTGCAAGAACTGACGATCACCGCACCGCAGCAATGCTTCTATGCCCTTGGCTTCCACCCTTATTTTTTAAATACCGATTGCGCTGAAATGAGCTGCTCTGAACGCATGCGGTTTTTAGAAGCGCGTTTGGCCGCTTCTGATGAAAACTGTGTTGCAATCGGAGAGTGTGGATTGGATGCCGTTGTCGATGTTCCGCCGGCGCTTCAGGAAGCGATCTTTATTGCTCAACTGAGTATCGCCCAGAATGCCGGATTACCGGTGATTCTCCATAGTCGTAAGACGCAGTCTCGCTTGTTACAGTTGATCAAATACCATCAATTTACCCGTGGTGGTGTATTACATGCCTTTTCAGGCAGTGAACAGCAAGCGCAGGCATTTATTCAACTGGGATTTAAAATCGGCATTGGTGGCGTGATTACCTATTCAAGGGCAGCCAAGACGCGCCGAGCTGTTGCTCAGCTTCCGATAGAGGCTTTGGTGCTAGAAACAGATGCTCCGGATATGCCATTGTGCGGATTACAGGGGCAGTCAAATCACCCCAAATATTTACCACTGGTTTTGCAAGCTTTGGCGCAGCTGAGGGCGTGTGCAGTCACAGATATTGCCGAGCGCTTATGGCTGAACAGCCATCAGATCTTTGGCCTTGACGCGGACTGA
- a CDS encoding NupC/NupG family nucleoside CNT transporter — protein sequence MGLFMSLVGMVVLIGIAFLLSDNRKAINFRTVGGAFAIQFLLGGFILYNPWGRDLLAGLTAGVQNVINYGKDGTGFLFGSLVNFSVDGLGFIFAFQVLPAVVFFCSLIAVLYYIGVMPVAIKIIGGALQKALGTSRAESMSAAANIFVGQTEAPLVVRPYVSKMTQSELFAIMCGGLASIAGSVLAGYAAMGVRLEFLVAASFMAAPGGLLFAKLMKPETETPDSQEMTDFDEGNDKPSNLIDAAASGASTGMQLALNIGAMLLAFIGLIALVNGMLGGIGGWFGMPELSLNLLLGWLFSPLAFIIGVPWAEATTAGSFIGQKIVLNEFVAYSNFVPYMGDHAQLVAATGQVMSEKTTAIISFALCGFANLSSIAILLGGLGGIAPTRRHDIARMGVKAVIAGTLSNLMAATIAGFFLSF from the coding sequence ATGGGCTTGTTTATGAGCTTAGTGGGAATGGTTGTTCTCATTGGAATTGCCTTTCTGCTTTCAGATAATCGTAAAGCGATCAATTTTAGAACGGTTGGCGGTGCTTTTGCCATCCAATTTTTATTAGGTGGTTTTATTCTTTATAACCCTTGGGGACGCGATCTTCTGGCGGGATTAACCGCTGGTGTGCAGAACGTCATTAATTACGGCAAGGACGGCACAGGGTTCTTGTTCGGCAGCTTAGTGAACTTTTCGGTTGATGGATTAGGTTTCATCTTCGCGTTTCAAGTGCTCCCGGCTGTTGTGTTCTTCTGCTCTCTGATTGCGGTGCTGTACTACATCGGTGTTATGCCGGTTGCCATTAAAATCATTGGTGGTGCGTTGCAGAAAGCATTGGGGACATCTCGTGCGGAATCCATGTCTGCGGCTGCAAACATCTTCGTCGGGCAAACCGAGGCACCATTAGTGGTGCGTCCTTACGTATCGAAAATGACACAGTCTGAGCTATTTGCCATCATGTGTGGTGGTTTAGCTTCGATTGCGGGCAGCGTACTTGCCGGATACGCTGCGATGGGGGTTCGTTTGGAGTTTCTGGTTGCTGCATCTTTTATGGCCGCACCCGGTGGTTTACTGTTTGCGAAACTTATGAAACCAGAAACCGAAACGCCAGATAGTCAGGAAATGACGGATTTTGACGAAGGCAATGACAAACCATCGAACTTGATTGATGCCGCAGCAAGTGGTGCATCGACAGGGATGCAGCTGGCGTTAAATATCGGTGCAATGTTACTGGCATTTATCGGCTTGATTGCTTTGGTCAACGGTATGCTTGGCGGTATCGGTGGTTGGTTCGGGATGCCTGAACTTTCTTTGAATTTGCTTCTTGGCTGGTTGTTCTCGCCATTGGCCTTTATCATTGGTGTTCCTTGGGCAGAAGCAACAACAGCCGGTTCATTTATTGGGCAAAAAATTGTGTTGAATGAGTTTGTCGCTTATTCCAACTTTGTGCCTTATATGGGTGATCATGCTCAGCTTGTTGCTGCGACAGGGCAAGTGATGTCAGAGAAAACAACTGCAATTATCTCTTTTGCTCTATGTGGTTTTGCTAATTTATCTTCAATTGCCATTTTGTTAGGCGGTTTGGGGGGCATTGCACCGACCCGGAGACATGATATTGCCCGGATGGGTGTGAAGGCTGTCATTGCTGGAACATTATCTAATCTGATGGCTGCAACGATTGCCGGATTCTTCCTCTCTTTTTAG